In the genome of Hippoglossus hippoglossus isolate fHipHip1 chromosome 4, fHipHip1.pri, whole genome shotgun sequence, one region contains:
- the bloc1s2 gene encoding biogenesis of lysosome-related organelles complex 1 subunit 2 isoform X1: MAATGDEASAMDNISRTPSAHTAALTPAASPSSQAEVPEDAAASPAPAPRKPHTNSDGGVETAEEAVEPAEPDINELCTDMFDKMAIFLQGELTATCEDYRLLENMNKLTSLKYMEMKDISINISRNLQDLNNKYASLQPYLDQINQIEEQVSALEQAAYKLDAYSKKLGKTEAQNLCSRTDHI, translated from the exons ATGGCAGCGACCGGGGACGAGGCTTCAGCCATGGACAACATCTCCCGGACTCCATCGGCCCACACAGCGGCCCTGACACCGGCCGCGAGCCCCAGCAGTCAGGCAGAAGTCCCGGAGGATGCAGCGGCCAGCCCGGCGCCCGCTCCCAGGAAGCCCCACACCAACA GTGATGGTGGTgtggagacagcagaggaggctgTGGAGCCTGCAGAGCCGGACATCAACGAGCTGTGCACTGACATGTTTGACAAGATGGCCATCTTCCTGCAAGGAGAACTCACAG CCACCTGCGAGGATTACCGTCTGTTGGAGAACATGAACAAGTTAACCAGCCTGAAGTACATGGAGATGAAGGACATTAGTATCAATATCAGTCGTAACCTGCAGGATCTCAACAATAAGT aCGCAAGCCTACAGCCCTACTTGGACCAAATAAATCAGATCGAGGAGCAAGTATCTGCACTTGAACAAGCTGCTTACAAACTGGACGCGTACTCCAAAAAGCTGGGTAAGACAGAGGCGCAGAACTTGTG TAGCAGGACTGATCATATTTAA
- the bloc1s2 gene encoding biogenesis of lysosome-related organelles complex 1 subunit 2 isoform X2: MAATGDEASAMDNISRTPSAHTAALTPAASPSSQAEVPEDAAASPAPAPRKPHTNSDGGVETAEEAVEPAEPDINELCTDMFDKMAIFLQGELTATCEDYRLLENMNKLTSLKYMEMKDISINISRNLQDLNNKYASLQPYLDQINQIEEQVSALEQAAYKLDAYSKKLEARFKKLEKR, translated from the exons ATGGCAGCGACCGGGGACGAGGCTTCAGCCATGGACAACATCTCCCGGACTCCATCGGCCCACACAGCGGCCCTGACACCGGCCGCGAGCCCCAGCAGTCAGGCAGAAGTCCCGGAGGATGCAGCGGCCAGCCCGGCGCCCGCTCCCAGGAAGCCCCACACCAACA GTGATGGTGGTgtggagacagcagaggaggctgTGGAGCCTGCAGAGCCGGACATCAACGAGCTGTGCACTGACATGTTTGACAAGATGGCCATCTTCCTGCAAGGAGAACTCACAG CCACCTGCGAGGATTACCGTCTGTTGGAGAACATGAACAAGTTAACCAGCCTGAAGTACATGGAGATGAAGGACATTAGTATCAATATCAGTCGTAACCTGCAGGATCTCAACAATAAGT aCGCAAGCCTACAGCCCTACTTGGACCAAATAAATCAGATCGAGGAGCAAGTATCTGCACTTGAACAAGCTGCTTACAAACTGGACGCGTACTCCAAAAAGCTGG AGGCCAGATTCAAAAAACTGGAGAagcgatga